A window of the Oryza brachyantha chromosome 5, ObraRS2, whole genome shotgun sequence genome harbors these coding sequences:
- the LOC102712171 gene encoding uncharacterized protein LOC102712171 isoform X1: protein MKMESSSCRICHPVVVFQHCWDTTVLCGNVLTGIGIYICQYPDLIIYYIKIGINYGFSETCELCYGSSNILKLWSYQNCSKMVLPGGLIPLCSQVMDDSIFIVITIPIGGMGLLNVKDQSSLCLLFGLTLPSFSLALEEGGAGVQGVGAGGGGREGEAPYQDPPPLALGPCHLPLLPLHALSHQVHLITGTVESEEVQSAPEKT, encoded by the exons ATGAAGATGGAATCATCATCCTGTCGGATCTGTCATCCAGTCGTTGTGTTTCAGCACTGCTGGGACACAACTGTTCTGTGTGGTAATGTGCTTACAG GAATAGGCATATATATCTGTCAATATCCTGATCTGATCATCTACTACATCAAAATTGGGATCAATTATGG GTTCAGCGAGACATGTGAACTGTGTTATGGGAGTTCGAACATTTTGAAG TTATGGAGTTACCAGAACTGCAGCAAAATGGTTTTGCCTGGTGGACTTATCCCCTTATGCAGCCAGGTTATGGATGACTcaatatttattgttattacaATCCCTATAGGGGGTATGGGATTATTGAATGTCAAGGACCAGTCTAGCCTTTGCTTATTATTTGGCCTTACGCTACCTTCATTTTCATTAGCACTGGAAGAGGGCGGAGCTGGGGTTCAAGGTGTTGGAGCTGGAGGCGGTGGTCGAGAAGGAGAAGCGCCTTACCAGGATCCTCCACCGCTCGCTCTAGGGCCATGTCATCTGCCATTGCTGCCACTCCACGCTCTTTCCCACCAAG TCCATCTCATTACTGGGACTGTTGAGTCTGAAGAAGTCCAATCCGCACCGGAGAAAACATGA
- the LOC102712171 gene encoding uncharacterized protein LOC102712171 isoform X4, translating into MKMESSSCRICHPVVVFQHCWDTTVLCGNVLTGIGIYICQYPDLIIYYIKIGINYGFSETCELCYGSSNILKLWSYQNCSKMVLPGGLIPLCSQHWKRAELGFKVLELEAVVEKEKRLTRILHRSL; encoded by the exons ATGAAGATGGAATCATCATCCTGTCGGATCTGTCATCCAGTCGTTGTGTTTCAGCACTGCTGGGACACAACTGTTCTGTGTGGTAATGTGCTTACAG GAATAGGCATATATATCTGTCAATATCCTGATCTGATCATCTACTACATCAAAATTGGGATCAATTATGG GTTCAGCGAGACATGTGAACTGTGTTATGGGAGTTCGAACATTTTGAAG TTATGGAGTTACCAGAACTGCAGCAAAATGGTTTTGCCTGGTGGACTTATCCCCTTATGCAGCCAG CACTGGAAGAGGGCGGAGCTGGGGTTCAAGGTGTTGGAGCTGGAGGCGGTGGTCGAGAAGGAGAAGCGCCTTACCAGGATCCTCCACCGCTCGCTCTAG
- the LOC102712171 gene encoding uncharacterized protein LOC102712171 isoform X2, giving the protein MKMESSSCRICHPVVVFQHCWDTTVLCGNVLTGIGIYICQYPDLIIYYIKIGINYGFSETCELCYGSSNILKLWSYQNCSKMVLPGGLIPLCSQVMDDSIFIVITIPIGGMGLLNVKDQSSLCLLFGLTLPSFSLALEEGGAGVQGVGAGGGGREGEAPYQDPPPLALGPCHLPLLPLHALSHQVLYSVNCYA; this is encoded by the exons ATGAAGATGGAATCATCATCCTGTCGGATCTGTCATCCAGTCGTTGTGTTTCAGCACTGCTGGGACACAACTGTTCTGTGTGGTAATGTGCTTACAG GAATAGGCATATATATCTGTCAATATCCTGATCTGATCATCTACTACATCAAAATTGGGATCAATTATGG GTTCAGCGAGACATGTGAACTGTGTTATGGGAGTTCGAACATTTTGAAG TTATGGAGTTACCAGAACTGCAGCAAAATGGTTTTGCCTGGTGGACTTATCCCCTTATGCAGCCAGGTTATGGATGACTcaatatttattgttattacaATCCCTATAGGGGGTATGGGATTATTGAATGTCAAGGACCAGTCTAGCCTTTGCTTATTATTTGGCCTTACGCTACCTTCATTTTCATTAGCACTGGAAGAGGGCGGAGCTGGGGTTCAAGGTGTTGGAGCTGGAGGCGGTGGTCGAGAAGGAGAAGCGCCTTACCAGGATCCTCCACCGCTCGCTCTAGGGCCATGTCATCTGCCATTGCTGCCACTCCACGCTCTTTCCCACCAAG TTCTTTACAGTGTCAACTGCTATGCTTGA